Proteins encoded within one genomic window of Gambusia affinis linkage group LG23, SWU_Gaff_1.0, whole genome shotgun sequence:
- the uhrf1bp1l gene encoding UHRF1-binding protein 1-like isoform X9, with protein MAGLIKKQILKHLSRFAKNLSPDKINLSTLKGEGQLTNLELDEEVLQSLLDLPTWLAINRVFCNKAAIRIPWTKLKTHPISLTLDKVIMEMSTCDEPRPPNGPSPIATASGQSEYGFAEKVVEGISLSINSIVIKISAKAFNASFELSQLQVYSVNTSWSISDLRFTRIQDPQRGEILTFKEISWQMIRIEADAIQSAEHEMLSAPIRLITNQSKIRVTLKRRIKDCNVVASKLILILDDLLWVLTDSQLKAMVQYAKSLSEAMEKSAQQRKSMAADDQVSSSPPPTAQQVRTQQASTAADQSATMAKLFSAYDVCETSHHLQITHLDLHICDDIHTKDKGTSRRITGGAMQLSFSSITLDYYPFHKAGDSCVHWMHYSEATKTRETWAKSLLDEYKTDVERLKGAVRDRQGPGAAHGSPHHGSPHHGKINTSSSSASFSPPPPKTQLVSSSFVLRMADFSIYQVSTADQRRSSPKTMISCNKKSLYLPPEMPAIHVEFTEYYFPDGKDYPIPCPNLYAQLNALQLVLDPRSLVWINLFALDLRQSLEQFMQIYKLNDSQKPDEHVDIKVDGLMLKLVVPTEPDASYAADLPRSVSIQTSEMVATNTRHPPNCTRSHLETLLQAFEGEPFFSPSFSTFPRSPSSVPVLHPVFQLHAHEQDTKLQHVHQGLVEPTMGTDALRMPAAADFWALHFAQFWVDYEGSRGGKGRPQAFVDSFPLTVWACQPTKLVQHQEKLKDSAGTGLSRSSSAEAVARLQRKRMLKEYYSTDSTPSSTQSNGLHKPHSLDSLPNSCCSLSPSKDADVHLLVHVQKPLSAQVSHRQYVFLMHLLRSLKTLQQTLQQDLESMASKRERKDATQRPADHKPFTFCLGLLLKSAEVSLLMKPIPQPEGSGSPAGSELSPSESRGTLEPAGDVAEGPGRANEEPGSEGGGAARQPCTVDQLLCGEGPEGGATLGATPLIPSSTCEERTPAKNPDRGGSEAVGEGLVDGLGTGDEAGSRLDPKTALIDPLSDFSDKEKAAAAKMPQSISSGRLMRDRSQSSFSVSYKNMKKSPSLQSLDNISIDSYLMEDGDTYSLTERDDVSISGFKDAISEQNVPESAAEAVTVQDKDGAASPDSVSATSQSIDEPAKDTVSVLVLKVQTLCVGMEAVGESSAVTLEVGRVTPNQLGNIGLREYLSNRSLGMVCSVPIPAQSSPGGETRSDSSRGLYNPEVRARLESGPSAAAHSLLAERNGFLQLHLHGYQANFMMASLRNLALFLEGDRSTDVMPMEIRIRDTHINLEQGDDGADNPDAETNTLHVDSLIVRRNDDGSFSVGVDSAADAKPKKAPTDGALSPLPEAVSGVCRTVKATQTQTPPSSPRPTAREKMLLEENECLKVELSRTKMALAEAQMEKDSLLHRMKSLKMNTS; from the exons GTTTGCTAAGAACCTGTCGCCGGATAAGATCAACCTGAGCACGCTGAAGGGGGAGGGCCAGCTGACCAACCTGGAGCTGGACGAGGAGGTCCTGCAGAGTCTGCTGGACCTGCCCACCTGGCTGGCAATCAACCGCGTGTTCTGCAACAAGGCGGCCATCAGG ATACCATGGACAAAACTAAAGACTCACCCAATTTCTTTG ACCTTGGATAAGGTGATAATGGAAATGAGCACATGTGACGAGCCTCGTCCCCCTAATGGTCCGTCTCCCATAGCAACGGCATCTGGACAAAG TGAATATGGCTTTGCTGAGAAGGTGGTGGAGGGCATTTCCTTATCCATCAATTCCATCGTCATCAAGATCAGCGCCAAGGCTTTCAACGCCTCCTTTGAGCTCTCCCAGCTGCAGGTGTACAGCGTCAACACCAGCTGGAGCATCAGCGACCTGCGATTCACCCGCATCCAGGACCCTCAGAGGGGGGAG aTCCTGACGTTTAAAGAAATCAGCTGGCAGATGATCCGCATCGAGGCCGACGCCATCCAGAGCGCCGAGCACGAGATGCTGAGCGCCCCGATCCGTCTCATCACCAACCAGTCCAAGATCAGGGTCACTCTGAAGAGACGG ATAAAGGACTGCAACGTTGTGGCTTCAAAGCTGATTCTCATTCTGGACGACCTGCTGTGGGTTCTGACCGACTCCCAGCTCAAAGCTATGGTTCAGTATGCAAAGTCCCTCAGCGAAGCCATGGAGAAGTCTGCTCAGCAGAGGAAGAGCATGGCTGCAGACGATCAG GTTTCGTCGTCGCCGCCCCCTACTGCCCAACAAGTGCGCACCCAGCAGGCGTCCACAGCTGCTGACCAGAGTGCAACCATGGCCAAGCTGTTCAGCGCCTACGATGTGTGTGAGACCTCACACCACCTCCAGATCACACACCTGGATCTGCACATCTGTGATGACATCCACACCAAGGACAAAG GAACCAGTAGGCGGATAACGGGTGGAGCGATGCAGCTTTCCTTCAGCTCCATCACCCTCGACTACTACCCTTTCCACAAAGCAG GGGACAGTTGTGTTCACTGGATGCACTACAGCGAAGCCACTAAAACCAGAGAGACCTGGGCCAAGAGTCTGCTGGACGAGTACAAAACTGACGTGGAAAGGTTAAAGGGCGCGGTTCGAGACCGACAAGGCCCCGGCGCTGCACACGGCTCCCCGCATCACGGCTCCCCACATCACG GGAAGATAAACACCTCCTCCTCCAGCGCCTCCTTCAGCCCTCCGCCTCCGAAGACGCAGCTCGTGTCCAGCTCCTTCGTCCTCAGGATGGCGGACTTCAGCATCTACCAG GTGTCGACGGCAGACCAGCGGCGCTCCAGCCCAAAGACCATGATCTCCTGCAATAAGAAGTCGTTGTATCTTCCCCCGGAGATGCCGGCCATCCATGTCGAGTTTACAGAATATTACTTTCCAGATGGAAAAGATTACCCCA TCCCGTGTCCCAACCTGTACGCCCAGCTCAACGCCCTGCAGCTGGTTCTGGATCCCCGCAGCCTGGTGTGGATCAACCTCTTCGCTCTGGACCTGAGGCAGAGCCTGGAGCAGTTCATGCAGATCTACAAGCTCAACGACTCGCAGAAACCCGACGAACACGTCGACATCAAGGTGGACGGCCTCATGCTGAAA TTGGTGGTTCCCACGGAGCCGGACGCCTCCTACGCTGCGGACTTGCCTCGCTCCGTCTCCATCCAGACATCAGAGATGGTCGCCACCAACACCCGGCACCCCCCCAACTGCACCCGCTCCCACCTGGAGACACTCCTGCAGGCCTTCGAAGGGGAACCCTtcttctctccatctttctccACTTTCCCCCGCTCGCCCTCCTCCGTGCCCGTCCTCCACCCCGTCTTCCAGTTGCATGCTCACGAGCAGGACACCAAGCTGCAGCACGTCCACCAGGGGCTGGTGGAGCCCACCATGGGGACGGACGCCCTCAGAATGCCTGCAGCCGCCGACTTCTGGGCGCTGCACTTCGCCCAGTTCTGGGTGGACTACGAAGGCAGCCGTGGGGGCAAAGGGCGGCCGCAGGCCTTCGTGGACTCGTTCCCTCTCACGGTGTGGGCGTGCCAGCCCACCAAGCTTGTCCAGCACCAGGAGAAGCTGAAAGACTCGGCGGGAACTGGACTGTCCAGAAGTTCGTCAGCGGAGGCGGTCGCACGTCTGCAGAGGAAGCGAATGTTGAAGGAGTATTACAGCACCGATAGCACGCCATCATCAACACAAAGTAACGGCCTACATAAACCTCACTCACTGGACAGCCTCCCCAACTCATGCTGCTCCTTGTCACCAAGTAAAGACGCAGACGTCCATCTGTTGGTTCATGTACAGAAGCCGCTAAGCGCTCAG GTGAGCCATCGGCAGTATGTGTTCCTGATGCACCTCCTGCGCAGCCTGAAAACCCTGCAGCAAACGCTGCAGCAGGATCTGGAGAGCATGGCCTCCAAGAGAGAGCGCAAAGACGCGACGCAGCGTCCCGCCGACCACAAACCCTTCACCTTCTGCCTGGGCCTCCTGCTGAAGAGCGCCGAGGTGTCACTCCTCATGAAGCCCATTCCCCAGCCTGAGGGTTCAGGATCTCCTGCTGGGTCAGAGCTCTCCCCCTCGGAGAGCAGAGGGACGCTTGAACCAGCAGGTGACGTGGCGGAGGGGCCAGGAAGGGCCAACGAGGAGCCGGGGTCTGAAGGCGGAGGAGCAGCCAGGCAGCCTTGCACTGTAGACCAGCTGTTATGTGGTGAAGGTCCAGAAGGGGGCGCCACTCTGGGTGCTACCCCATTAATTCCCTCCTCGACTTGTGAGGAGAGGACTCCGGCGAAGAACCCGGACAGGGGGGGATCAGAGGCAGTGGGGGAGGGCTTGGTGGATGGGTTAGGAACTGGGGATGAAGCGGGTTCTAGGCTGGACCCGAAAACCGCTTTGATCGACCCGCTTTCTGACTTCAGTGACAAAgagaaagctgcagctgcaaagaTGCCTCAGTCAATTTCCag cgGTCGTTTGATGCGCGATCGCTCCCAGTCCAGTTTCTCTGTGTCCTATAAGAACATGAAGAAGAGTCCGTCCCTTCAGTCTCTGGACAACATCTCCATAGACAGCTACTTGATGGAAGACGGAGACACTTACAGCTTAACGGAGAGAG aCGATGTGTCCATCTCCGGCTTCAAGGACGCCATCAGCGAGCAGAACGTCCCGGAGAGCGCCGCCGAGGCAGTGACTGTCCAGGACAAGGACGGGGCCGCGTCCCCCGACAGCGTCAGCGCCACCTCCCAGAGCATCGACGAGCCCGCCAAAGACACG GTGTCTGTGCTGGTGCTGAAGGTCCAGACGTTGTGTGTGGGCATGGAGGCCGTGGGCGAGAGCTCAGCCGTGACCCTAGAGGTCGGTCGGGTCACTCCTAACCAGCTGGGCAACATTGGCCTCAGAGAGTACCTCAGCAACCGCAGCCTTG GTATGGTGTGTTCAGTACCAATACCTGCTCAGAGCAGCCCAG GTGGGGAGACCCGCTCTGACTCCAGCCGCGGTCTTTACAATCCGGAGGTCCGGGCTCGCCTGGAGAGCGGGCCGAGCGCCGCCGCTCACTCCCTGCTGGCGGAGCGCAACGGcttcctgcagctgcatctCCATGGATACCAGGCCAACTTCATGATGGCGTCGCTGCGCAACCTGGCGCTTTTCCTGGAGGGCGACCGCTCCACCGACGTGATGCCCATGGAGATCAGAATCAGGGACACACACATCAACTTAGAG CAGGGAGACGACGGCGCTGACAATCCCGACGCAGAAACAAACACGCTACACGTGGACAGCCTCATCGTACGCAGAAATGACGACGGGTCTTTCTCTGTCGGAG TGGACAGCGCCGCAGACGCCAAACCCAAGAAAGCGCCGACGGACGGCGCGCTGAGTCCGCTTCCTGAGGCGGTGAGCGGCGTCTGCAGGACGGTGAAGGCGACACAGACTCAAACGCCGCCCAGCAGCCCCAGGCCGACCGCCAGGGAAAAG atgctgctggaggagaacgAATGCCTGAAGGTGGAGCTGTCCAGAACCAAGATGGCGCTGGCCGAGGCTCAGATGGAGAAAGACTCGCTGCTTCACCGCATGAAGAGCCTAAAGATGAACACCAGCTAG
- the uhrf1bp1l gene encoding UHRF1-binding protein 1-like isoform X10: MAGLIKKQILKHLSRFAKNLSPDKINLSTLKGEGQLTNLELDEEVLQSLLDLPTWLAINRVFCNKAAIRIPWTKLKTHPISLTLDKVIMEMSTCDEPRPPNGPSPIATASGQSEYGFAEKVVEGISLSINSIVIKISAKAFNASFELSQLQVYSVNTSWSISDLRFTRIQDPQRGEILTFKEISWQMIRIEADAIQSAEHEMLSAPIRLITNQSKIRVTLKRRIKDCNVVASKLILILDDLLWVLTDSQLKAMVQYAKSLSEAMEKSAQQRKSMAADDQVSSSPPPTAQQVRTQQASTAADQSATMAKLFSAYDVCETSHHLQITHLDLHICDDIHTKDKGTSRRITGGAMQLSFSSITLDYYPFHKAGDSCVHWMHYSEATKTRETWAKSLLDEYKTDVERLKGAVRDRQGPGAAHGSPHHGSPHHGKINTSSSSASFSPPPPKTQLVSSSFVLRMADFSIYQVSTADQRRSSPKTMISCNKKSLYLPPEMPAIHVEFTEYYFPDGKDYPIPCPNLYAQLNALQLVLDPRSLVWINLFALDLRQSLEQFMQIYKLNDSQKPDEHVDIKVDGLMLKLVVPTEPDASYAADLPRSVSIQTSEMVATNTRHPPNCTRSHLETLLQAFEGEPFFSPSFSTFPRSPSSVPVLHPVFQLHAHEQDTKLQHVHQGLVEPTMGTDALRMPAAADFWALHFAQFWVDYEGSRGGKGRPQAFVDSFPLTVWACQPTKLVQHQEKLKDSAGTGLSRSSSAEAVARLQRKRMLKEYYSTDSTPSSTQSNGLHKPHSLDSLPNSCCSLSPSKDADVHLLVHVQKPLSAQVSHRQYVFLMHLLRSLKTLQQTLQQDLESMASKRERKDATQRPADHKPFTFCLGLLLKSAEVSLLMKPIPQPEGSGSPAGSELSPSESRGTLEPAGDVAEGPGRANEEPGSEGGGAARQPCTVDQLLCGEGPEGGATLGATPLIPSSTCEERTPAKNPDRGGSEAVGEGLVDGLGTGDEAGSRLDPKTALIDPLSDFSDKEKAAAAKMPQSISSGRLMRDRSQSSFSVSYKNMKKSPSLQSLDNISIDSYLMEDGDTYSLTERDDVSISGFKDAISEQNVPESAAEAVTVQDKDGAASPDSVSATSQSIDEPAKDTVSVLVLKVQTLCVGMEAVGESSAVTLEVGRVTPNQLGNIGLREYLSNRSLGMVCSVPIPAQSSPAGGETRSDSSRGLYNPEVRARLESGPSAAAHSLLAERNGFLQLHLHGYQANFMMASLRNLALFLEGDRSTDVMPMEIRIRDTHINLEGDDGADNPDAETNTLHVDSLIVRRNDDGSFSVGVDSAADAKPKKAPTDGALSPLPEAVSGVCRTVKATQTQTPPSSPRPTAREKMLLEENECLKVELSRTKMALAEAQMEKDSLLHRMKSLKMNTS; the protein is encoded by the exons GTTTGCTAAGAACCTGTCGCCGGATAAGATCAACCTGAGCACGCTGAAGGGGGAGGGCCAGCTGACCAACCTGGAGCTGGACGAGGAGGTCCTGCAGAGTCTGCTGGACCTGCCCACCTGGCTGGCAATCAACCGCGTGTTCTGCAACAAGGCGGCCATCAGG ATACCATGGACAAAACTAAAGACTCACCCAATTTCTTTG ACCTTGGATAAGGTGATAATGGAAATGAGCACATGTGACGAGCCTCGTCCCCCTAATGGTCCGTCTCCCATAGCAACGGCATCTGGACAAAG TGAATATGGCTTTGCTGAGAAGGTGGTGGAGGGCATTTCCTTATCCATCAATTCCATCGTCATCAAGATCAGCGCCAAGGCTTTCAACGCCTCCTTTGAGCTCTCCCAGCTGCAGGTGTACAGCGTCAACACCAGCTGGAGCATCAGCGACCTGCGATTCACCCGCATCCAGGACCCTCAGAGGGGGGAG aTCCTGACGTTTAAAGAAATCAGCTGGCAGATGATCCGCATCGAGGCCGACGCCATCCAGAGCGCCGAGCACGAGATGCTGAGCGCCCCGATCCGTCTCATCACCAACCAGTCCAAGATCAGGGTCACTCTGAAGAGACGG ATAAAGGACTGCAACGTTGTGGCTTCAAAGCTGATTCTCATTCTGGACGACCTGCTGTGGGTTCTGACCGACTCCCAGCTCAAAGCTATGGTTCAGTATGCAAAGTCCCTCAGCGAAGCCATGGAGAAGTCTGCTCAGCAGAGGAAGAGCATGGCTGCAGACGATCAG GTTTCGTCGTCGCCGCCCCCTACTGCCCAACAAGTGCGCACCCAGCAGGCGTCCACAGCTGCTGACCAGAGTGCAACCATGGCCAAGCTGTTCAGCGCCTACGATGTGTGTGAGACCTCACACCACCTCCAGATCACACACCTGGATCTGCACATCTGTGATGACATCCACACCAAGGACAAAG GAACCAGTAGGCGGATAACGGGTGGAGCGATGCAGCTTTCCTTCAGCTCCATCACCCTCGACTACTACCCTTTCCACAAAGCAG GGGACAGTTGTGTTCACTGGATGCACTACAGCGAAGCCACTAAAACCAGAGAGACCTGGGCCAAGAGTCTGCTGGACGAGTACAAAACTGACGTGGAAAGGTTAAAGGGCGCGGTTCGAGACCGACAAGGCCCCGGCGCTGCACACGGCTCCCCGCATCACGGCTCCCCACATCACG GGAAGATAAACACCTCCTCCTCCAGCGCCTCCTTCAGCCCTCCGCCTCCGAAGACGCAGCTCGTGTCCAGCTCCTTCGTCCTCAGGATGGCGGACTTCAGCATCTACCAG GTGTCGACGGCAGACCAGCGGCGCTCCAGCCCAAAGACCATGATCTCCTGCAATAAGAAGTCGTTGTATCTTCCCCCGGAGATGCCGGCCATCCATGTCGAGTTTACAGAATATTACTTTCCAGATGGAAAAGATTACCCCA TCCCGTGTCCCAACCTGTACGCCCAGCTCAACGCCCTGCAGCTGGTTCTGGATCCCCGCAGCCTGGTGTGGATCAACCTCTTCGCTCTGGACCTGAGGCAGAGCCTGGAGCAGTTCATGCAGATCTACAAGCTCAACGACTCGCAGAAACCCGACGAACACGTCGACATCAAGGTGGACGGCCTCATGCTGAAA TTGGTGGTTCCCACGGAGCCGGACGCCTCCTACGCTGCGGACTTGCCTCGCTCCGTCTCCATCCAGACATCAGAGATGGTCGCCACCAACACCCGGCACCCCCCCAACTGCACCCGCTCCCACCTGGAGACACTCCTGCAGGCCTTCGAAGGGGAACCCTtcttctctccatctttctccACTTTCCCCCGCTCGCCCTCCTCCGTGCCCGTCCTCCACCCCGTCTTCCAGTTGCATGCTCACGAGCAGGACACCAAGCTGCAGCACGTCCACCAGGGGCTGGTGGAGCCCACCATGGGGACGGACGCCCTCAGAATGCCTGCAGCCGCCGACTTCTGGGCGCTGCACTTCGCCCAGTTCTGGGTGGACTACGAAGGCAGCCGTGGGGGCAAAGGGCGGCCGCAGGCCTTCGTGGACTCGTTCCCTCTCACGGTGTGGGCGTGCCAGCCCACCAAGCTTGTCCAGCACCAGGAGAAGCTGAAAGACTCGGCGGGAACTGGACTGTCCAGAAGTTCGTCAGCGGAGGCGGTCGCACGTCTGCAGAGGAAGCGAATGTTGAAGGAGTATTACAGCACCGATAGCACGCCATCATCAACACAAAGTAACGGCCTACATAAACCTCACTCACTGGACAGCCTCCCCAACTCATGCTGCTCCTTGTCACCAAGTAAAGACGCAGACGTCCATCTGTTGGTTCATGTACAGAAGCCGCTAAGCGCTCAG GTGAGCCATCGGCAGTATGTGTTCCTGATGCACCTCCTGCGCAGCCTGAAAACCCTGCAGCAAACGCTGCAGCAGGATCTGGAGAGCATGGCCTCCAAGAGAGAGCGCAAAGACGCGACGCAGCGTCCCGCCGACCACAAACCCTTCACCTTCTGCCTGGGCCTCCTGCTGAAGAGCGCCGAGGTGTCACTCCTCATGAAGCCCATTCCCCAGCCTGAGGGTTCAGGATCTCCTGCTGGGTCAGAGCTCTCCCCCTCGGAGAGCAGAGGGACGCTTGAACCAGCAGGTGACGTGGCGGAGGGGCCAGGAAGGGCCAACGAGGAGCCGGGGTCTGAAGGCGGAGGAGCAGCCAGGCAGCCTTGCACTGTAGACCAGCTGTTATGTGGTGAAGGTCCAGAAGGGGGCGCCACTCTGGGTGCTACCCCATTAATTCCCTCCTCGACTTGTGAGGAGAGGACTCCGGCGAAGAACCCGGACAGGGGGGGATCAGAGGCAGTGGGGGAGGGCTTGGTGGATGGGTTAGGAACTGGGGATGAAGCGGGTTCTAGGCTGGACCCGAAAACCGCTTTGATCGACCCGCTTTCTGACTTCAGTGACAAAgagaaagctgcagctgcaaagaTGCCTCAGTCAATTTCCag cgGTCGTTTGATGCGCGATCGCTCCCAGTCCAGTTTCTCTGTGTCCTATAAGAACATGAAGAAGAGTCCGTCCCTTCAGTCTCTGGACAACATCTCCATAGACAGCTACTTGATGGAAGACGGAGACACTTACAGCTTAACGGAGAGAG aCGATGTGTCCATCTCCGGCTTCAAGGACGCCATCAGCGAGCAGAACGTCCCGGAGAGCGCCGCCGAGGCAGTGACTGTCCAGGACAAGGACGGGGCCGCGTCCCCCGACAGCGTCAGCGCCACCTCCCAGAGCATCGACGAGCCCGCCAAAGACACG GTGTCTGTGCTGGTGCTGAAGGTCCAGACGTTGTGTGTGGGCATGGAGGCCGTGGGCGAGAGCTCAGCCGTGACCCTAGAGGTCGGTCGGGTCACTCCTAACCAGCTGGGCAACATTGGCCTCAGAGAGTACCTCAGCAACCGCAGCCTTG GTATGGTGTGTTCAGTACCAATACCTGCTCAGAGCAGCCCAG CAGGTGGGGAGACCCGCTCTGACTCCAGCCGCGGTCTTTACAATCCGGAGGTCCGGGCTCGCCTGGAGAGCGGGCCGAGCGCCGCCGCTCACTCCCTGCTGGCGGAGCGCAACGGcttcctgcagctgcatctCCATGGATACCAGGCCAACTTCATGATGGCGTCGCTGCGCAACCTGGCGCTTTTCCTGGAGGGCGACCGCTCCACCGACGTGATGCCCATGGAGATCAGAATCAGGGACACACACATCAACTTAGAG GGAGACGACGGCGCTGACAATCCCGACGCAGAAACAAACACGCTACACGTGGACAGCCTCATCGTACGCAGAAATGACGACGGGTCTTTCTCTGTCGGAG TGGACAGCGCCGCAGACGCCAAACCCAAGAAAGCGCCGACGGACGGCGCGCTGAGTCCGCTTCCTGAGGCGGTGAGCGGCGTCTGCAGGACGGTGAAGGCGACACAGACTCAAACGCCGCCCAGCAGCCCCAGGCCGACCGCCAGGGAAAAG atgctgctggaggagaacgAATGCCTGAAGGTGGAGCTGTCCAGAACCAAGATGGCGCTGGCCGAGGCTCAGATGGAGAAAGACTCGCTGCTTCACCGCATGAAGAGCCTAAAGATGAACACCAGCTAG